The genomic DNA CTTCTGGTAGAAACTTGAAATGTGCTTCTGGAAATGTTCCTTCTTCCCAGCTTCTCTCCTTTGCAAAGTCTCAGGTAATTAATTCCATCTCATTTAATTCAACTTTAAGGTCTATGATGTGCAAACACCAGATACAGAACATTGACACCAGGCTCACATTTAATACgaagtgttggtgctacataTTTCAAGGGAGCTCAtcaatttttgtgtttaaaattaATCTTCAGGTGGACTACATTCTTGGAGACAACCCAAGAGCTACAAGTTACATGGTTGGATATGGAAACAATTACCCTCAAAGAGTTCACCACAGAGGTTCATCCATTGTGTCAATCAAGGCTAATCCAAATTTTGTCAGCTGTAATGGAGGTTATGCTACTTGGTTTAGCAGCAAAAAGAGCAACACCAATATACTAACCGGTGCTATTGTTGGTGGACCTGATGCATATGATGACTTTGCTGATGAAAGAAAGAACTATGAACAAACAGAACCAGCAACCTACAACAATGCTCCTCTTATAGGTGTTCTTGCACGACTCAGTGGTGGTCATGGTGGCTATAACCAGCTCCTTCCAGGTATTGGCATCATTATCGTGAAATTTCTGCACCTCCTGCTATAAATAAATCTTTTGGTGATCGTAAAAGTAATTGCGGTATAATTTCTTCCTTACAGTTGCTGAACCAGTTCGTAAGCCTGTTGTTACTAAGCAACATTCATTCACCAAACCAAAGACAATTCCTTCCCCAGGTACTGCTTGGTATATAGTAGCATATGGTTGGTTTAACTATCTAAGAAATACTTACTCAATTAGACACCAAAATGACATGTTGAGATCAAAATCTAAGTGATGAACTTCTCTTTTTCAGCTTCATGGTCAGGCCCAATTTCCATTCAGCAGAAAATGACCAGCTCTTGGGTTGCGAATGGAAGAACTTATTATAGATACTCAACAATCGTGACTAACAAATCAACCAAGAATCTCAAGTCTCTCAATCTTTCAATATCCAAGCTTTATGGTCCAATCTGGGGACTCACAAAGTTTGGTGATTCATATACATTCCCAGCATGGATCAACTCATTGTCAGCTGGTAAAAGCCTTGAGTTTGTCTACATCCATTCTACCACTCCAGCAGATGTCTCAGTTGCGAACTACTCATTGGCCTGAGAATGATCAATTTGGTTTAAAAAGTCGGATGCGAGTGGTTTATTGCTTTCTTGTGTAAAACGAAATGTGCAAATCTTCTCTTGGTGTCAAATCCTTTTCTTctcttgtttattttgtttcattagaatagataaaaaaaaatagatagattATATAAGATGGAAGGAGCGGTGCAGAAAGGAGTGAAGAGACAAGAAAAGAGTGCTCATCCTCTTTCTTATCCGCTTTACAACTTATATACAGTGAGTAATACAAGACAGACAGACAACAGCGAGACAGTGATAGTTGAGAAGTTCAGAATTTAAATGAACTTCTTAACATGTTAGAGAAGAGTCAtcacttgtattttttttctaaagctTTGGATGTCTTTTCTGTGTGATGTTATGCTTTGCAGCATTGTACTCCATATATAAACAGTTTGTGCTATAGtattatgtttttatgttgtgCAATGCTTGTTTGGTTATTTCAAGTATATGATTGCTAATTCAGTGCTTGATCAATTCCAACTTGAGATATATGAGGTCTAATGGAGACTGTATTTGAATCTGAATTCTAACATTACTCTAATCAGTTTCATGAAAAAAGTAATGCTAGATGCAAGCAGAGGAAATCCATATGAAATAAAATGTCACAATATCAGATTGTTATGATCAGTCAATTAGTATTTAACACAACACagtaaaaaacataacaaaatcattttgttgttgttgttaatttattCATGCTGTGAAATATTTTCACCACAAGGGATTCGAGCTAATAGAAAATCACTGGAGAATTGGCAACCTGTTACAAACTAAGATTCTTTTTGCAACTATAAGGTGTAGTAAAATCTCTTGGTAAAAGCAAATTATGAACGAACTTGAGAACATAGAGACATATCTGAAAACTAACTTTCAGTAACATGGCATGGAGCACACAAACctacaaaaatgaatgaatggacAACAATCTAATCAAAGGCAACTGCCCCTTACTGAACGGACAATATTTTATCATCACTCGTGGTGGGCTTCAACACTGAGAGGATTGCAGGTAAACTTTTTGTGTGGTGCTAAAAGAAACCTGAATAAGATTCGTCTAATATCAGAAAAATGTTTATATTGAGATATTCTGCTGTTGATTCATCAGCTGACGAGGGTAGGTAGTAGACATTTCTTAACCCAATTAACAGTATTAAAAAATTCTAGCCACCTGCCCACCAGTAATGCCTTATTTACTCCCTGAAATCGAGGGTTATagtaacattaattaattttgaaaaatataaaacgtGATCTCTAAACTTTTTCTTGTGTTATCATATTCTGACAAATCAACAATTTTTAACCTTTTTCTGGTCAACTTATTAAATTTTATGCTGTCTACCAGAACAAAAATTAATCATGCAAGGTGCATATAGGATCATATGAATTGAAGCATAAAATTCTGCCTGAAAATTGAAATGTTGTTCATTTTAGGACCCTTCAGAAAAATTGAatgattctattttttttacccAAAAGTTTCATTCCAATATCAAACTTTTGTTCACCATATTGGAACAGTCAAATCCAAAGTGTACCATTTTATTCAAGTGTTATTTGGTTAGTTAAGCACATCATTTGAGtctgaaaaaaattgattaacattTGATAAAAGATGAgatgaattaataaaataaaataaaaaagcagataattaattatttgaggTCAACCAGCATAATTTCTGATTTCCAGCAAAACCTGGGCTGGCAGTGTATTAAGGCCCAAATGGGATGACGAGGCCCATGTTGAGATGTTCAAAGAAGGAAGCTTCGTCCTGAATAAACAAACAATCAagtcatttttgttttctcttcttctGAATTCCaataattcaatttcatttcgtAAATCACAATCACAATAACAAACAGAGAGAAAGATGATATCATTGGTTGAACTCTGCATTGACGCAGCTTGTAAAACCAGAGAAACCGTTGACAAATGGCGGTTACAAAGACGATCTCTCGATTGCTTACCTTCTCCTCTCGCCGACGCTCTTCTCCGCCGCCTCATCACTCGCCGTCTCCTCCACCCATCTCTCCTCGAGATTTTCAAAAACAGTGTGGAAGAGGTTGATTTGAGAGGAGAAAACTCCGTGGATGCAGAATGGATGGCATATTTAGGAGCATTTCGCCATTTACGTTATTTGAACCTTTCTGAATGTCATCGAATCAATTCTTCTGCTCTTTGGcctatttcaggaatgaatagcCTTAAAGACTTGGATCTATCTAGATGCTCCAAATTTAATGATGCTGGAATTAATCATATCCTTTCTGTTCCTAATTTGGTGAAGTTGCGCATTTCCAAAACCAGTGTCACTGCCAATGGAGTCAAGCTTCTTGCCTCTCTTAAACACTTATCTCTTCTTGACTTGGGCGGTTTGCCCGTAGATGATGCATCTTTAGCTTCGTTGcaggtattttttttatgctacCGTTGATTTTGATTGAGATTGATTTATGCTCtgcatttaaatttaaaagaatgttttgccaatatatatttttattgttttctattGTTGCCGGTTAGTTGTAATCTGATACTCAATTGGATTTAGTTTAGCACCGTTTTTGAactgttgttgtgtttcttATGTAGTGATCTGCATCACAACATACAAGTTGCGACACACAATTCTTTAATTACTGGTCGAATTCACTGTTAGACTTCGTTGTTTGTTTTAGTTAGGTGAATATTGCCTAGTTTTTTTCCAGTGTGTGTCTGCATTGTTCGGTGGTTTTTTTTCATACAAGTCTGTGTTGCCAGTTCTCAAGTTTTAGTAGTAATGTTCTCTCCTTTGAAACACCTGTTCTAGGTACTGAAAAATCTACAACACATTGAACTCTGGGACAGTAAAATATCAAACCAAGGTGCTGCTATTCTTAATACGTTCCCCAAGTTAGCCCATTTGAATCTTGATTGGACTAACGTCACAAAATTGCCTGATTTAACATCTCTTGAATGCCTCAACATGAGTAATTGTACTATTGATTCTATTCTCAAAGATGGTAAAGCTCCTTTGACAAAGCTTATTTTCTCTGGGTCTACATTCCTGAATGAAGCTGAAACCTTATCGTATGCAAATACATATTTCCTGTCCTTTCTGGACTTGGCCCATACCGGACTTGACAAGTTCTTCTTCTTAAGTAAACTGAAAGTAATAGAACATCTCAATCTCAGCTCATGTATGATGGATGATGATTCAGTTGAGATGGTTGCATGTATTGGTGGAAAGTTGAAAAGTCTGAATCTGAGTGGTACTTGGGTTAGCTCTGCTGGATTAGGGATTTTAGCTGGACATGTTCCCAATCTTGAAATTCTGTCACTATCTCAGACATCAGTCGATGATACTGCCCTCTTATATATCAGCATGATGCCTTCATTGAAGGATGTTGATCTGAGCAATACAAACATTAAAGGTATTTGATTACATGGCATAGTTGTTACTGTTGTGAGTTTATATAGTACTATTTCTGCAGCCGTTAACGAGTCTTTTTCTTTACTACGGAACAACTCCTCAATAGTAAATTTTTCTGCTACATTTTCacatttttgatgaaaaacatGACATCTTTGCTGATGAATATTCTCGTGAGGCTAAAGATTCCAAATTCTTctgttatatatttttgttttaatttaacattGACTGTCTCACAGATCTGGAAGTTTAATTTGGAATCCCACTTGAGTTTCTTCTATAGCAAATCTTATCTATACTTAGACCAGCTATTCATCTTTTTCTGTATGTCCTGCATTAATATGTCAGGAGAAAACAACTCATTTGCACATGTCGTGGCTTTTATTCAAGCTGCCTTGTGGAATCAAGTGACCTTTGTTGGGTGTTTGCACATTAGATTTAAATAACTTCTTACAATCCTAGAAATCCATAATTACAGAAGAAAAAGTGACAGTCACACTCcattaaaacaaaaagacaGTCACTCTAGGACAAACATGTTTTCCGTATTAAGAAATCTTAAAGTTTGACGTATATTAAGATAGTACTGCTGAGGCATGTAGTACCCGTATTAGACTATAATACGGGGTGTGAACTATAGCAAGAAAATAATTagtatttatataaatctatcTTATAATTGTTACACACGAATTCTTATTTCTCATCTTGTTTAGTGAATTAATTATTTGGTCACTTTGTTTCCAACCATCGATGCAGATTTGACAGGTTAAGCATTTAATTCAAGTTAATTGtttcaattaaacaaattttggtTTTCTTGTATATGTGTTGTTCAAAATGTCTAAATACTGATTTCTGTCTTCATTTGCTGCCTGTAGTTTAATACTTTGTCTATAACCTTCTTGTCTGTACTCTGGACTCAGGGTTTTTGCACCAGGGAAGTTCTGATTTGGATTCGCTCTCTCTAACGGCCCTACAAAATCTGAAACAATTACAAAGGTTGAATTTGGAGCACACTCAAGTCACCGATGAAGCTTTATTCCCTTTATCAAGCTTCCAAGAACTGAGATATTTATCTCTTAAAAGTCCTTCACTTGCCGACATCTCACTTCACCATCTATCATCAGTTCCTAAGTTGACAAAGTTTAGGATTTGTGATGCGGTTTTGACAAATTATGCTTTTGATATGTTTAAGGCTCCTGGAACTCTTAAACTTATGGACCTCAGAGGTTGTTGGCTCTTGACAAAAGAAGCTATCGTATCATTCTGTAAAAATCACCCACAAATTGAAGTAAGGCATGAACTTGTTACTGTACTTccttttgaagaaaatggaCTTCATCATTCATCTCCATCTCGATTAACTTCAAAGACTATGCAAGCAGCTAGGAAGAAAGAACAAACCTCCTTATCTCCAAATTTTGTAGGTAATTCCCATTACGTTTCTAATCTTTTGGTtgcttatttttaaatgatctatctaattataaattttcttttattttgacatAGATCAAAGGACGAAATATAGTAGAGATGAATTACTTGCATTGCAGTTTATGTCTTTGCCTCTTGCATCCAGTAGTGAAATAGACGACTCAATACTTGAGAAGCAATTGGATTGAATGTAGTAATCTCTTACCATGTAACTATCTGCTCCCATTAGAttggtaatttatttttttcattgtctATTTAAATATTCTGGTATTTCATTATCATATAAATTTACTTTGTTTTTCCATTTATGCTGGATACATGCATTCAATGTAGTTCTATGGATCtgaagtggtttttttttttcccaccaAAATTTAGGTGCAACTCATCTGCTGTTTGCATAAGGTGAAAGCTGAATTATGTCAACTGAATGCGATTAAATCGTATAGAGCTCTGGCTCAAACCTAACCTTGTATTGTGTACATGTAGATATGTAATGTGTATTAAGagatgaatgtttttttttgttgagtgtTATAGCTGACACACATGGGGATTGGTTCCTCCTAGTTTCTTCAAGTCTCCAAATTTACCGGATTGCAATCATTTAGGGAGACGTGAATCGCAGAGCAGCTGAATAAGATCCGACGGTTCAAATCCCATAATCAAAGAGAATAGATGAGAAGTTGTTCCTTTTACCAAAGCTTCCGTGAAATTGTGTTCACTTTAAATTCCTTTCTCTCGCCTAACTGTGCATCGAAGTTTATAGATTCCTACCTGAGGAAGAATTTTGTTGTGGTTACAACCATTGCTAGCAGTGGAGTTGTTTGACGTGATGAGAAGCCGTGTTACAATGAAAGCTTGGAAGTTGGGAAAAAAGAGGGAAGTAGTTTACTATCCCCGCTAGAATAGAACTAGAAGGATGCGGGAGAaactcatattttgttttttatgcatATCTCTCACTTCATAGGAAATAAATGTTTTTGAATGGGTTTtacattaaatttcattttttttggtgtctgtttattttgtgaaattttttaatatttgttctTGTCTTGTTAAAGAAAAGACTCTTGAAGTGAATAATTgtcttgcatatttttttagggttaaatatgtttttgtccttataaatataccaactttttgttttggtccctctaaaattttccttcaactgttagtccttataaaattttcaatcactacttttgaccctatttaaaagttaatttttttattttttttagtgaaatgtgtagaatattgtaaaaacattttccgaaaaaagttagatttttttaacaaaacacaaattaaatataaatttttaaccgtaataaatataaaaattcatgttttgttaaaaaattctaattttttttaggagattcttataatattatgaatttttctgcgaaatatgaattatacatatgagtttaatttaaagGGAGACcgaaagtgaagatggaaaaatttttagggactaaaagttgaagaaaaaatttagagggattaaaacgaaaagttgacatatttatagagactaaaaacatatttaaccctttttattattattttcagaAATGCAGTCACTAACTAGCATTTTATCTCATCTCTATCACAAtgatttacttcttttttttataggtaaaagttagttgttaatgttgttagAGAGGAGGGAGGAAATGTTAGTAGCTGAGATCGAACCCTATATCTTCAACTTTAGCAGCAATGATTCACTTTAAAAGTTACTTGTCTTGTTATCATTATCAAGAAGTTAAAATAAACgcattttagaaagaaaaaaaattctctcaaaGTAAACATTGGGGGATTTAGGTACTTGGGAGGGGAGCGAATGGATTTGGGATCTTAGGTGGAGGAGACCTCTGTTCGTTTGGGAGACGGAGTTTGTGGTGACGACCAGGCACTCCCCCTCTGATAGGGAGGATGGGTGGTCTTGGACCCAGTCTCCTGATGGTCGATACTCGGTGAAATCGGCCTATTCTCATCTTCTAAAGGGTCTGCTGGGTTCGGGTGCTCCTCAGGGTGCCGTTCTTCAGGCAATTTCCCGAGTAGGGAAGTTTTGTGCCCCTTCCATAGTGATTGTCTTCTCTTGGCAGCTTATCATTGATAGGATTCTTACCAGGCGCAACCTCGTTCGTTGTGGTGTCCCGCTCCCGGACGGTGGGTTGGGATGTGTCTTATGTGGTGCTCCGTCTGAGTCGTTGATGCACATGTTCCTTTCGTGTCCCTCGATCTTTCCTGTGCGGTATCAGGTGTCTAGGTGGTTGGGGTGGGAGTTAGTTATCCCACTAGGTCTTGCCCAACAGTTCCTGTACTTTACGGGCTTAGGTGGTGGGAGGAGAGCTAGGTTAGGTCTGCTTCTGGTTTGGCATGCTGTTATTTGGACCATTTGGACTTCTCGGAATGATCTTATTTTTTCTGGTGGTGCTCTTCGAGAGGAGCCTGTGGTGGATAGAGCGAATCTCTTAGCTTGGAAGTGGTTCCTGGCTAAGTGCCGTGCAAATTCCTGCTTTTTCTATGAGTGGGAGATGCACCCCTTCCTGTGTTGGCAGCAGTAGGGTGTTGAGGTGGTGGTTTGCCCGGGGTTGTGGTGGGGTTGGGTGGGGGTTCGCTGCCTCTACCTTTCCGGCATGTCTTCCTGGTTTTCTCTTTGTGTTCTTTTTCTTTGGAGACTTGCTTTCGGTGTGTGGTGTCTCCCTTTGGAGGTGCTTGTCAGTGGTTTCcctttttccctttttctttgcTGCATGTTCTTTTGGTGGTGCCTTTGGGGTGTTTCTATGTCCTCGCCTGTGAGGATAGGGTTTTACCCTATGGGTGGTGTTGCGGGCCGTCTTCGGGTGACCTCTTGATGTATTTTCTACTGTTTTCTTTATAGTGATATATAtattgccattaaaaaaaaagaacaaccgAAAAAAATTCCTTATTTTTCTTCTGTCTATTTTGCATACAGGTAGAGCTAGGGTCCATCCTTTTGAGATTGTAGGATTGTTTATAGGATAGTTCAGatgaattatgtttttttatccaATTGAAAACTTTGATTGGATCAAATTTtcagataaaaaattaatattaaattttttaaaaataacaattatacaAGTATATATTATTTCGTGCAAATTTAGTAATACTGCTACGtgacctataaaaaaaaatagtatcacTATCAATAGAATGTTTTTAACAAtcatacaaaaacaaataataagcTTTTTCTCATTACATTACACAAATGTTCTCGCAATTATTGTAGTAAGTGATCGAGGAGAAAAGTgcaacaaaatcatcaacatcttaaaacctTTTACCAAAATTGCAGACTCAAAGATTTGAATCAAGTAATTGAAACACATGTAAACAAAGATGTCagtttgaaagagaaaaaagattCAACGTTCGATTTTCCTTGATACCAATTTTTATTAGTTAGtatgacatttttaaaaaaaaaaaaaaaacacgaaagAGTATTTTTCTCTATCTTTACGGTTGAACAACTATCTGTTGCAAATTATGTATATGCCAtctatataattaaaaaaaaaaaaaaaaaaaaaggaattaaacAAGTGCTTTTACATtgcctcaacaaaaaaaagtgctattgcatgaataaaagaaattgtctcccatagcatatacaaaaataatttaagtggTTTTATTTGGCCGTCTTGTACATCTCGTCAATGATATTCTGTGCACAAAAATATTACAATCAGTACTGAAGCAAGTATGTGCTTAAGTTTCTAcaacaaatagataaataaataaataaataaaaggagcaaaataaaattgatttgataaaTTGAGAAGTTCAATGGAATTAGAAAGATATTTTATGGGGCAACTTTATAAACTGTACTTATGTCCCTGACTTCTGACATTCAATTATAGTTCAAATGTCCAATTATCACAGCAGTGATTTGTCAACTTAGTGaaacataacataatccaaaatttTAACAAGTTATACCTGGTAGTACTTAAGCAACTGCGGTCTCTTTTTCTTAAATGTTGGTGTGAGAAGATCACGTTCCATGTCAAATGGAACTGGATCAAGATGAACAGCTTTAACAAACTCAAAACCTTTCAGCtacaaaaatgaacaaaaatcatGATCAGCATAAAGCTTCAGGAGATTTACCTTATACATACTTACGATACTTGCAATTCTGACAATCATGCAAAATGATTTTGATCCATCCAACTATTCAACTCAAGTaattctattaatattttaaaaaatttaaaacagatATGTGATTAAGTGGTTTTAAATAGAACCTTCTTTTCCTTCGCAATCTTTAAGAGCTCTCCAAGTATGTAATGTTTCGCCTTTGAATCTTCACATAGAGAATTAAAGTCCATCTTCATATCATTTGCTTGAGCCCAATCTTCAACTGCTTTCTTGCTTGGGTTAACAACAGCAACAAGGAAGTGCTCAAAACTGTTTCCATAGATCCATATCTGaaacaaagaaatataaaaCACAATATAAACATGTCAGAAAACATTGTCTGCTAATGAAAAGAAGCTGAAACTAAACATTATTCCACATATTTTCTTAACTCctttaaaggaaaacaaattcATTGCAAAATAGTGCTTCGATCTAAACTATTCAAAGGGTTTAGAATACATACGGATTCAATAGCATTAACTTGAACATAAATATTCTCCAGGTTTTCAACAGCAACATATTCGCCTTGTGAAAGCTTAAATATATTCTTCTTTCGATCGATAATTTTCATGCTTCCATTAGGTTGCCACTCTCCAATATCTCC from Medicago truncatula cultivar Jemalong A17 chromosome 8, MtrunA17r5.0-ANR, whole genome shotgun sequence includes the following:
- the LOC25502178 gene encoding uncharacterized protein — protein: MISLVELCIDAACKTRETVDKWRLQRRSLDCLPSPLADALLRRLITRRLLHPSLLEIFKNSVEEVDLRGENSVDAEWMAYLGAFRHLRYLNLSECHRINSSALWPISGMNSLKDLDLSRCSKFNDAGINHILSVPNLVKLRISKTSVTANGVKLLASLKHLSLLDLGGLPVDDASLASLQVLKNLQHIELWDSKISNQGAAILNTFPKLAHLNLDWTNVTKLPDLTSLECLNMSNCTIDSILKDGKAPLTKLIFSGSTFLNEAETLSYANTYFLSFLDLAHTGLDKFFFLSKLKVIEHLNLSSCMMDDDSVEMVACIGGKLKSLNLSGTWVSSAGLGILAGHVPNLEILSLSQTSVDDTALLYISMMPSLKDVDLSNTNIKGFLHQGSSDLDSLSLTALQNLKQLQRLNLEHTQVTDEALFPLSSFQELRYLSLKSPSLADISLHHLSSVPKLTKFRICDAVLTNYAFDMFKAPGTLKLMDLRGCWLLTKEAIVSFCKNHPQIEVRHELVTVLPFEENGLHHSSPSRLTSKTMQAARKKEQTSLSPNFVDQRTKYSRDELLALQFMSLPLASSSEIDDSILEKQLD